A stretch of DNA from Thermodesulfobacteriota bacterium:
GCGGTTCAGACCACTTTCTTCCTGTTCCTGGCGCTCTTTGGGCTGCTGTTCCTGGCCGAGATCCGGATCATGCTCCGGAGAATCGCCCAGGGGCCGGCCTCGTTCTGAGACCCAGGAGCACGCTGTTCCTCAATCGAACCGGAGGGCCTGTGTCATGATCGGCAGTCTCGGGCTGGACATCCTGCAAAAGCTCTGGTGGCTCATCGCCTCCCTGGTGGGCTCCCTGTTCCTGTTCCTGACCTTTGTCCAGGGCGGGCAGACCCTCTTGCCCTTCCTGGCCAGGAGCCCGGAGGAGAAGAGCCTCATCGTCAACTCCCTGGGCCGCAAGTGGGAGCTCACCTTCACCACGCTGGTGCTTTTTGGCGGCGCGCTCTTCGCCGCCTTCCCCCTCTTCTACGCCACCAGCTTCGGCGGCGCCTACTGGGTCTGGCTCGCCATCCTCTTCACCTTCGTGATCCAGGCGGTCTCCTACGAGTACCGGCGCAAGCCCGGCAACCTCCTGGGCACCGCCACCTACGATCTCTTCCTCCTGGTGAATGGCTCGTTGGGGATCCTGCTCATCGGCGCTGCCGTGGGTACCTTCTTCACCGGCGCCAACTTCACCCTGAACGCCTACAACCTGGTCGCCTGGACCCACCCCTTGCGGGGCCTGGAGGCGGCCTTCAACCCTTTCAACGTCAGCCTGGGGCTCTTTCTGGTCTTCGTGGCCCGTCTCCAGGGCGCTCTCTATCTGCTGAACAACCTGGACTGCACGGCCCCGGCCATGAAGGCCCTGGAGGGGCGCTGCCGGCGGGCCGCTTTCGGCAATCTGCTTTTCGCCCTGCCGTTTCTCCTCTTCGTGCTCTTCCGGCTCCTGACCATGGACGGCCTGGCCGTGGACGCCGCCGGCCGGGTGAGCGTGGAGGCCGGCAAGTACCTGCACAACCTTATGGCCATGCCCCTGG
This window harbors:
- the cydB gene encoding cytochrome d ubiquinol oxidase subunit II gives rise to the protein MIGSLGLDILQKLWWLIASLVGSLFLFLTFVQGGQTLLPFLARSPEEKSLIVNSLGRKWELTFTTLVLFGGALFAAFPLFYATSFGGAYWVWLAILFTFVIQAVSYEYRRKPGNLLGTATYDLFLLVNGSLGILLIGAAVGTFFTGANFTLNAYNLVAWTHPLRGLEAAFNPFNVSLGLFLVFVARLQGALYLLNNLDCTAPAMKALEGRCRRAAFGNLLFALPFLLFVLFRLLTMDGLAVDAAGRVSVEAGKYLHNLMAMPLVALLLLAGLVLVVAGVALARFGASRRGIWLAGPGVVLTGLAVFCLAGLNHTPFYPSLADPAKSLTIANASSSLYTLTAMTYVALAVPLVVGYIAYVWRLMDRKKLGPADLEEAELY